The following proteins come from a genomic window of Lolium rigidum isolate FL_2022 chromosome 5, APGP_CSIRO_Lrig_0.1, whole genome shotgun sequence:
- the LOC124658302 gene encoding probable sarcosine oxidase: MGSCAAHAAASRGARVLLLERFDLLHHRGSSHGESRTIRDAYPQPHYPPMVRLARRLWADAQRDAGYDVLTPAPHLDLGPRDDPALLATIANGGATELPAAGGARPAWAEAFRVPEGWTAASGDLGGVIKATKAVAMFQALAAKMGAVVRDKAEVVDVARKQEGTPIVVRTSSGEEFHGAKCIVTVGAWTSKMVKSVTGADLPVQPLHTLICYWKIKPGHEHELTTEAGFPTFASYGDTWIYSTPSMEYPGLIKISMHGGPPCDPDSRDWAIGPGEGGLVDPVARWIEKVMPGHVDTAGGPVLRLPCMYSMTPDEDFVIDFLGGEEFGRDVVVGAGFSGHGFKMAPAVGRILAEMALDGEARTATEAGVELQHFRIGRFEGNPMGNAMSF, translated from the exons ATGGGCAGCTGCGCGGCGCACGCGGCGGCGTCCCGGGGCGCGCGCGTGCTCCTGCTCGAGCGCTTCGACCTGCTGCACCACCGCGGCTCCTCGCACGGCGAGTCGCGCACCATCCGCGACGCCTACCCGCAGCCGCACTACCCGCCCATGGTCCGCCTCGCGCGCCGCCTCTGGGCCGACGCCCAGCGGGACGCCGGGTACGACGTCCTCACGCCGGCGCCGCACCTCGACCTGGGGCCCAGGGACGACCCCGCGCTCCTCGCCACCATCGCCAACGGCGGCGCCACGGAGCTCCCCGCCGCCGGTGGAGCCAGGCCGGCGTGGGCCGAGGCGTTCAGGGTGCCGGAGGGGTGGACGGCCGCGAGCGGCGACCTGGGCGGGGTGATCAAGGCCACCAAGGCCGTGGCCATGTTCCAGGCGCTCGCCGCCAAGATGGGCGCCGTCGTCAGGGACAAGGCGGAGGTGGTCGACGTCGCCAGGAAGCAAG AAGGAACGCCAATCGTGGTTCGAACCTCCAGTGGCGAGGAGTTCCATGGCGCCAAGTGCATCGTCACTGTGGGCGCGTGGACGAGCAAGATGGTGAAGTCCGTCACCGGCGCCGACCTCCCCGTGCAGCCTCTCCACACGCTCATCTGCTACTGGAAGATCAAACCGGGCCACGAGCACGAGCTCACGACGGAGGCTGGGTTCCCGACGTTTGCTAGCTACGGCGACACGTGGATCTATAGCACACCGTCGATGGAGTACCCTGGCCTGATCAAGATCTCCATGCACGGCGGGCCGCCATGCGACCCGGACAGCAGAGACTGGGCTATCGGCCCTGGGGAGGGAGGGCTGGTGGATCCCGTGGCGCGGTGGATCGAAAAAGTTATGCCGGGCCATGTGGACACTGCCGGCGGCCCGGTACTCCGGCTGCCGTGCATGTACTCCATGACGCCTGATGAGGACTTCGTGATTGACTTCCTAGGTGGGGAGGAGTTTGGGAGGGATGTGGTGGTCGGCGCCGGGTTCTCTGGGCACGGGTTTAAGATGGCGCCAGCTGTGGGGAGGATCCTAGCAGAGATGGCGCTGGACGGTGAGGCTAGGACAGCCACGGAGGCCGGCGTGGAGCTCCAGCACTTCAGGATCGGCCGGTTTGAGGGAAACCCGATGGGGAATGCAATGAGTTTCTGA